Proteins encoded in a region of the Phaenicophaeus curvirostris isolate KB17595 chromosome 1, BPBGC_Pcur_1.0, whole genome shotgun sequence genome:
- the SYTL2 gene encoding synaptotagmin-like protein 2 isoform X4, whose protein sequence is MKVADESLSKVLDLFRRSSGTEDRKHVSARSQGREPTEKVDLSARTTVLPTEHSGSSVDGKTEAAEELTFRKIKNQNTISRTSFISEDIQLIKERMKPKEENEEQNDKSLTQFDCTRHEEKEHGHEIEQQNKKSNLLEYQEQKLPTQKCESEKALQEKRRIREIRAFWERDKTIPSSEEKDISIKINASGDGALKGLGESDKIKPTAEYLSNGLDDQSKNMLRNAELRCASQASRNEGPRQASEKPERTHPPNEVNKYTKLPKASNLQPSVAATSPYPESKETLNGKVVACSQQKPHFQVLSLKEKMNEKSKDQISDPSQFQSLRNFWDTRVKLQSGIDRGGVSLPNNTSSIAYERKLEEGKGRDNVSKEELIQQQTQTAEREKYQKTVSVSCELPLGSATLKNLNIKNTDSVQLGRKPIISKAPEKMGLPEQEVKEYVEKSIISPKEHNVSLQLFQSAGDKDALKETAVDNWLYLPLEKEEKKTTPLDIKLDKGEVEETVDKVVLPKAELDVFKLSLKTLEMEASEMSSSLKLKENILKGPTFHSNQCRVSERTVEQSHDISPADQKEEISKSIAKVSVLSTDEHGNVKSLRKLFREFEPFCLQHQAADKADTLKGSQRPQAGLQNLLRETIAFHPSEYRKVGMKTSDGTNGISQMNFSVESMCQEDTGQPEEVNETIEKSFAPSKVSGLNSALEKLLKEDSEMPPPKPKRADNTVQRTVEMEARSTTYDCNGELPREIRETIEKSIAPSKVSGLTSALEKLLEEASEMPAAKLKCADGTVQRTVEMEVESMTYERGGELPEEIREIIEKSYVPYKASGLTSALEKLMEASETLPPKPNRADNTVQRTVEMKARSTTYDHNEELAQEIRETIEKSVAPSKVSGLTSALDKLLEEASEMLPPNPKCAGNTIQRTAEIKVTSMTYERDGESPQEIREAIEKSTAPSKVNSLTTALEKLLEEASETPPAKTKCADNTVQRTVEVEVESMIYERDGESPQEIRETIEKSVAPSKVSGLTSALEKLLKEASEMPPAKPKCADGIVQRTVEIEARSTTCDRNGELLQEIRETIEKSVAPSKVSGLTSTLDKLLEEASETPPAKPKRANNTVQRTVEVEAESVTYEHDGELLQESRESVERSALSKSECGVLDVNLQKLPDKVSETPASVLKNMDKKMQGQSMPAPHQQERDCSCEIQETIEKTSVSNTAKFGEFSSSLEKLLQEASEISSPISRGLHIQSPNVSCLFPSQKATLFVTMSQPYSALSSYQTQMRIATKGRPLEQNTRTSVNDLAVSEIEASDLPRGNGAINKTEKRNMVPVGLSPLEGQTNMITNKPFEINEEGRRGENTSLDDSVNNSEFKAQLKFRRASTPLKDESDSLQPEGTQLCLTSQPEDSDEVEEDGSNLGFRFSYENSDCLSQTGSSVCSEEELNPVVMALKRSADRKIPSKSLEDIPSATSNKGKINKPKEELALSAEDVSTVPSQPDKLFSHPEKLKGLSKSVPSFLQEEVSGSIMSIYSADFGNVDVKGSIQFAIDYVEQLNELHVLICQCKDLAVADVKRQRSDPYVKTYLLPEKYKLGKRKTSVKKKTLNPVYNEILRYKIEKSLLKNQSLNISVWHNDTFGRNSFLGEVELDLGTWDWRDKSNKQINWFPLKPRSSTIAPEPENRGEMKLALQYVPHPVGGKKMVYTGEVHIWVKECHDLPLLRGNRLNSFIKCTVLPDTSRKSRQKTRVVAKTTNPVFNHTMVYDGFRPEDLKEACIELTVWDHHKLANHFLGGLRIGLGTGKSYGTAVDWMDSTSDESALWKKMMNSPNTWIEDTLPLRMLMVAKLTK, encoded by the exons ATGAAAGTGGCTGATGAATCTCTATCAAAAGTCTTAGATTTGTTTAGAAGAAGTTCTGGTACTGAAGATAGGAAACATGTATCAGCTAGATCCCAAGGCAGGGAACCTACAGAAAAAGTGGACCTCTCAGCCAGAACAACAGTTCTTCCTACAGAACACAGTGGGTCTAGCGTGGATGGAAaaacagaagctgcagaagagTTAACATTTAGAAAGATTAAAAACCAGAACACTATTTCACGTACATCATTTATTTCAGAAGATATACAGCTGATAAAAGAGAGGATGAAACCTAAGGAAGAGAACGAGGAGCAAAATGACAAATCACTAACTCAATTTGACTGTACaagacatgaagaaaaagaacatggTCATGAAATCgagcaacaaaataaaaaatcaaatctCTTGGAATATCAGGAACAGAAGCTGCCAACTCAGAAATGTGAATCAGAGAAGGcactacaagaaaaaagaagaataagggAGATCAGAGCATTCTGGGAAAGGGATAAAACTATCCCCAGCAGTGAAGAGAAAGACATTAGTATCAAGATTAATGCATCAGGTGATGGTGCATTAAAAGGCCTCGGAGAAAgtgataaaataaaaccaactgcAGAATACCTATCTAATGGACTGGATGATCAAAGCAAGAATATGTTAAGAAATGCTGAACTGAGATGTGCAAGCCAGGCTTCAAGAAATGAAGGCCCACGCCAGGCATCTGAAAAACCAGAAAGAACACATCCACCTAACGAAGttaataaatacacaaaattgCCAAAAGCCAGTAACTTGCAGCCAAGTGTTGCTGCCACTTCACCTTACCCAGAGAGCAAAGAAACACTTAATGGAAAAGTTGTTGCTTGTTCCCAACAGAAGCCTCACTTCCAGgttttgtctttaaaagaaaaaatgaatgaaaagtcCAAGGACCAAATTTCAGATCCTTCACAGTTCCAGAGTCTGAGAAACTTCTGGGATACCAGAGTTAAATTACAGAGTGGCATTGATAGGGGAGGTGTTTCTTTGCCAAATAATACTAGTTCAATAGCCTATGAAAGAAAattggaggaagggaagggcagAGATAATGTGAGCAAGGAAGAGTTAATTCAACAACAAACTCaaacagcagagagagaaaaataccagaaaacaGTTTCTGTCTCATGCGAACTTCCTCTAGGATCTGCTACCCTAAAAAATctcaatataaaaaatacagactCTGTCCAGCTGGGCAGAAAACCAATTATTTCAAAAGCCCCGGAAAAGATGGGTCTTCCAGAGCAAGAAGTTAAAGAATATGTAGAAAAAAGTATCATTTCACCAAAAGAACATAATGTTTCCTTGCAGTTGTTCCAATCAGCTGGTGATAAAGATGCTTTAAAGGAGACAGCAGTAGACAATTGGCTATATTTACCTctagaaaaagaggagaaaaagactACTCCATTAGATATCAAACTTGACAAAGGAGAAGTTGAAGAGACTGTGGATAAGGTGGTTCTACCTAAGGCTGAGCTTGATGTGTTTAAATTAAGCCTAAAAACGTTAGAAATGGAGGCCTCTGAGATGTCATCTAGcttgaaactgaaagaaaacattttgaaagggCCAACTTTTCACTCAAATCAGTGCAGGGTTTCTGAAAGAACAGTAGAACAGAGTCATGATATTTCTCCTGCtgatcaaaaagaagaaataagcaAAAGCATAGCAAAAGTGAGTGTATTGTCTACAGATGAGCATGGAAATGTAAAAAGCCTCAGGAAACTGTTCAGGGAATTTGAACCTTTCTGTCTACAACATCAGGCAGCAGACAAGGCTGACACTCTGAAGGGTTCTCAGAGGCCTCAAGCTGGTTTGCAGAATCTGCTCCGAGAAACCATTGCATTTCACCCTTCTGAGTATAGAAAGGTGGGAATGAAAACATCAGATGGCACAAATGGTATATCGCAAATGAATTTTAGTGTAGAATCAATGTGCCAAGAAGATACTGGTCAGCCTGAAGAGGTCAACGAGACCATAGAAAAATCCTTTGCCCCCTCCAAGGTCAGTGGCTTGAATTCTGCTTTAGAGAAACTGCTGAAGGAGGATTCTGAAATGCCACCTCCTAAACCAAAGCGTGCTGACAACACAGTCCAGAGAACTGTGGAGATGGAAGCTAGAAGCACAACTTATGATTGTAATGGGGAATTGCCACGGGAAATCAGAGAGACCATAGAGAAGTCCATTGCTCCATCCAAGGTCAGTGGCTTGACTTCTGCTTTGGAGAAACTACTGGAGGAGGCCTCTGAAATGCCAGCTGCTAAACTGAAGTGTGCTGATGGAACAGTCCAGAGAACTGTGGAGATGGAAGTTGAAAGCATGACCTATGAGCGTGGTGGAGAGTTGCCAGAGGAAATCagagaaataatagaaaaatcCTATGTCCCATACAAAGCCAGTGGCTTGACCTCTGCTTTAGAGAAACTGATGGAGGCCTCTGAAACGTTGCCTCCTAAACCAAACCGTGCTGACAACACAGTCCAGAGAACTGTGGAGATGAAAGCTAGAAGCACAACTTATGATCATAATGAGGAATTGGCACAGGAAATCAGAGAGACCATAGAGAAGTCCGTTGCTCCATCCAAGGTCAGTGGCTTGACTTCTGCTTTGGACAAACTGCTGGAGGAGGCCTCTGAAATGCTCCCTCCTAACCCGAAGTGTGCTGGTAATACAATCCAGAGAACTGCGGAGATCAAAGTTACAAGCATGACCTATGAGCGTGATGGTGAGTCACCACAGGAGATCAGAGAGGCCATAGAAAAGTCTACTGCCCCATCTAAGGTAAACAGCTTGACTACTGCTttagagaagctgctggaggaggcctCTGAAACGCCACCTGCTAAGACAAAGTGTGCCGACAACACAGTCCAGAGAACTGTGGAGGTGGAAGTTGAAAGCATGATCTATGAACGTGATGGAGAGTCACCACAGGAGATCAGAGAGACCATAGAGAAGTCCGTTGCTCCATCCAAGGTCAGTGGCTTGACTTCTGCTTTGGAGAAACTGCTGAAGGAGGCCTCTGAAATGCCACCTGCTAAACCAAAGTGTGCTGATGGCATAGTCCAGAGAACTGTGGAGATTGAAGCTAGAAGCACAACTTGTGATCGTAACGGGGAATTGCTGCAGGAAATCAGAGAGACCATAGAGAAGTCTGTTGCCCCATCCAAGGTCAGTGGCTTGACTTCTACTTTGGACAAACTGCTGGAGGAGGCCTCTGAAACGCCACCTGCTAAACCAAAGCGTGCTAACAACACAGTCCAGAGAACTGTGGAGGTGGAAGCTGAAAGCGTGACTTACGAGCATGATGGTGAGTTgctgcaggaaagcagagaaagtgTTGAAAGATCTGCATTGTCCAAGTCTGAATGTGGAGTGCTTGATGTTAATTTGCAGAAGCTACCAGATAAGGTCTCTGAAACACCAGCTTCTGTGCTGAAAAATATGGACAAGAAAATGCAAGGTCAAAGTATGCCTGCTCCACATCAACAAGAGAGAGACTGTTCCTGTGAAATACAAGAAACAATAGAAAAGACTTCTGTTTCAAATACTGCAAAATTTGGTGAATTCAGTAGCTCTTTAGAAAAACTACTGCAAGAAGCATCTGAAATTTCTTCTCCGATATCCAGAGGGTTACATATACAATCCCCAAATGTTTCTTGCTTGTTTCCATCACAAAAAGCGACTCTATTTGTGACAATGTCACAGCCATATAGTGCTTTAAGTAGCTATCAGACACAGATGAGGATAGCTACCAAAGGCAGACCTCTTGAACAGAATACCAGAACTTCAGTGAATGATCTTGCTGTAAGTGAAATTGAAGCTTCTGATCTCCCCAGAGGGAATGGAGCTATTAAtaagacagaaaagagaaacatgGTTCCAGTTGGTCTCTCTCCCTTGGAAGGACAGACCAATATGATTACAAACAAGCCATTTGAGATaaatgaagaaggaaggagaggtgaaAATACATCCTTGGATGACTCTGTGAATAATTCAGAATTTAAAGCACAACTGAAATTCAGAAGAGCAAGCACACCACTTAAGGATGAGAGCGACTCTCTCCAGCCAGAAGGCACTCAACTCTGCCTAACGTCTCAGCCTGAGGATAGTGATGAAGTGGAAGAGGATGGCTCAAATTTGGGATTCAGATTTTCATATGAAAACTCCGATTGCCTCTCTCAAACCGGAAGTTCAGTTT GTTCAGAAGAAGAATTAAATCCTGTTGTGATGGCTTTGAAAAGGAGTGCAGATAGGAAAATACCTTCCAAAAGTCTAGAGGACATTCCATCAGCCACCTCAA ataaaggaaaaataaataagccaAAGGAAGAATTAGCTCTTAGTGCTGAAGATG TTTCCACAGTGCCTTCTCAGCCCGATAAGCTGTTTTCCCATCCTGAAAAACTAAAAGGACTGAGCAAGTCTGTACCATCATTCCTACAGGAAGAG GTGAGCGGCAGCATAATGAGCATCTACAGTGCAGACTTTGGCAATGTTGATGTGAAGGGGAGCATCCAGTTTGCTATTGATTATGTAGAGCAGCTGAACGAGCTCCATGTTTTGATTTGCCAGTGTAAAGACTTGGCAGTGGCAGATGTTAAGCGACAGCGTTCAGACCC GTATGTAAAGACCTACCTGCTTCCAGAGAAATACAAGCTGGGCAAACGGAAgacttctgtgaaaaagaaaactttaaatcCAGTCTATAATGAAATACTGCGG TATAAAATTGAGAAGAGTCTTCTAAAGAACCAAAGCCTTAATATCTCTGTCTGGCACAATGATACCTTTGGGAGGAATAGCTTCCTTGGGGAAGTGGAGCTTGATTTAGGAACCTGGGACTGGAGAGATAAATCCAACAAGCAAATCAACTGGTTTCCACTCAAGCCAAGG TCTTCAACAATTGCTCCTGAACCAGAAAACAGAGGGGAGATGAAACTAGCCCTCCAGTATGTTCCTCACCCTGTTGGAG GAAAGAAGATGGTGTATACTGGTGAGGTCCACATCTGGGTGAAAGAATGCCatgaccttcctcttctgagaGGCAACAGGCTCAACTCTTTTATTAAGTG tacCGTTCTCCCAGATACTAGCAGAAAAAGTCGCCAGAAAACAAGAGTAGTGGCAAAAACTACAAACCCAGTATTCAACCACACAATGGTCTATGATGGCTTTAGACCAGAGGATTTGAAAGAAGCCTGTATAGAGCTCACAGTCTGGGATCACCACAAACTAGCCAACCACTTTCTGGGAGGTCTCAGGATAGGCCTTGGAACAG GCAAAAGCTATGGAACCGCAGTAGACTGGATGGATTCTACTTCAGACGAAAGTGCCCTTTGGAAGAAGATGATGAACTCGCCGAACACGTGGATCGAAGATACACTACCTCTCAGGATGCTGATGGTTGCAAAACTGACAAAATAA
- the SYTL2 gene encoding synaptotagmin-like protein 2 isoform X6 produces MLDKPEERSMKITVSPAKQRRNPFNSAASDDNLNSVESENRLAILPQMSNKEILSPSEESQPKPNLENDETEKPKKPFVEPPDESQKRLVKHPVPKARKLIHKATDPVSQREDFVPKPAKRTEKVNGIGTPPRGILKRTSSSSSTDSEVRVSQMLDVQKKNALPTGTIFEREVEKNSLGEEVEDSTQKVEDSTQISLEKLKQVRFSSSTDKGKPLQSPQLHHGREKGEFDLLESDEIKSSGSDAIRSDLFRSKQISAVKRSALQVKTIDGLQDDASASSPRDTNKSVFLVNETLQSKPVTPKKLETPQKTSSNVLPNSNNELSVDETHENKANQFSSHESKSHKNFTGEHQLSAKTEAHEVSNTHSTSLQQGSEEELNPVVMALKRSADRKIPSKSLEDIPSATSNKGKINKPKEELALSAEDGPKLGQHQERNENAAGISTVPSQPDKLFSHPEKLKGLSKSVPSFLQEESDDRETDTASENSYSLGRIKKSPSSLTNLSSSSGMASLSSVSGSIMSIYSADFGNVDVKGSIQFAIDYVEQLNELHVLICQCKDLAVADVKRQRSDPYVKTYLLPEKYKLGKRKTSVKKKTLNPVYNEILRYKIEKSLLKNQSLNISVWHNDTFGRNSFLGEVELDLGTWDWRDKSNKQINWFPLKPRSSTIAPEPENRGEMKLALQYVPHPVGGKKMVYTGEVHIWVKECHDLPLLRGNRLNSFIKCTVLPDTSRKSRQKTRVVAKTTNPVFNHTMVYDGFRPEDLKEACIELTVWDHHKLANHFLGGLRIGLGTGKSYGTAVDWMDSTSDESALWKKMMNSPNTWIEDTLPLRMLMVAKLTK; encoded by the exons ATGTTAGACAAACCAGAGGAAAGATCTATGAAGATAACAGTCTCCCCAGCAAAG caaaggAGGAATCCATTTAATTCCGCTGCATCAGATGATAACTTGAACAGTGTGGAATCAGAAAACAGACTAGCCATTCTACCTCAGATGTCAAATAAGG AAATTTTATCACCCTCAGAAGAGAGCCAACCTAAACCAAATTTAGAAAATGATGAAACGGAGAAACCGAAGAAGCCTTTTGTAGAACCTCCTGATGAATCACAGAAAAGGCTAGTTAAGCATCCTGTCCCAAAAGCCAGAAAATTAATTCACAAAGCAACAGATCCCGTGTCACAAAGAGAAGACTTTGTTCCAAAACCAGCCAAACGGACTGAGAAGGTTAATGGCATTGGTACACCACCCAGAGGCATTCTGAAGCGCACTTCAAGTTCGAGTTCCACTGACTCAGAAGTTCGTGTTAGTCAGATGTTagatgttcagaaaaaaaatgctcttccTACTGGTACTATCTTTGAAAGAGAGGTTGAGAAGAACTCTCTTGGGGAAGAAGTGGAAGACTCCACACAAAAAGTGGAAGACTCCACACAAATTTCACTAGAAAAACTAAAACAAGTGAGGTTCTCATCCAGCACAGATAAAGGAAAACCTCTACAAAGCCCACAACTACACCATggcagagaaaagggagagtTTGATTTGTTAGAATCTGATGAAATAAAGAGTAGTGGAAGTGATGCTATTAGATCAGATTTGTTTAGGAGTAAGCAAATTTCTGCTGTAAAGCGTTCAGCTTTACAAGTAAAAACAATAGATGGCTTACAAGATGATGCATCAGCATCCAGTCCGCGTGACACTAATAAGTCAGTCTTCCTGGTTAATGAAACCTTGCAGTCAAAACCAGTTACTCCTAAGAAACTTGAAACTCCACAGAAGACCTCCAGTAATGTCCTGCCAAATAGCAATAATGAACTGAGTGTTGATGAGACACATGAAAATAAAGCCAACCAGTTCTCGAGCCATGAATCAAAGTCACACAAAAACTTTACTG GTGAACATCAACTTTCTGCTAAGACAGAAGCACATGAGGTGTCAAATACTCATTCTACAAGTCTTCAACAAG GTTCAGAAGAAGAATTAAATCCTGTTGTGATGGCTTTGAAAAGGAGTGCAGATAGGAAAATACCTTCCAAAAGTCTAGAGGACATTCCATCAGCCACCTCAA ataaaggaaaaataaataagccaAAGGAAGAATTAGCTCTTAGTGCTGAAGATG GTCCAAAACTTGGTCAACATCAAGAGAGGAATGAAAATGCAGCGGGAA TTTCCACAGTGCCTTCTCAGCCCGATAAGCTGTTTTCCCATCCTGAAAAACTAAAAGGACTGAGCAAGTCTGTACCATCATTCCTACAGGAAGAG AGTGATGACAGAGAGACAGATACAGCATCAGAAAACAGTTATTCCCTTGGCAGAATCAAGAAGAGTCCCAGCTCTCTAACCAATCTTAGCAGCTCTTCTGGCATGGCCTCCTTATCCTCT GTGAGCGGCAGCATAATGAGCATCTACAGTGCAGACTTTGGCAATGTTGATGTGAAGGGGAGCATCCAGTTTGCTATTGATTATGTAGAGCAGCTGAACGAGCTCCATGTTTTGATTTGCCAGTGTAAAGACTTGGCAGTGGCAGATGTTAAGCGACAGCGTTCAGACCC GTATGTAAAGACCTACCTGCTTCCAGAGAAATACAAGCTGGGCAAACGGAAgacttctgtgaaaaagaaaactttaaatcCAGTCTATAATGAAATACTGCGG TATAAAATTGAGAAGAGTCTTCTAAAGAACCAAAGCCTTAATATCTCTGTCTGGCACAATGATACCTTTGGGAGGAATAGCTTCCTTGGGGAAGTGGAGCTTGATTTAGGAACCTGGGACTGGAGAGATAAATCCAACAAGCAAATCAACTGGTTTCCACTCAAGCCAAGG TCTTCAACAATTGCTCCTGAACCAGAAAACAGAGGGGAGATGAAACTAGCCCTCCAGTATGTTCCTCACCCTGTTGGAG GAAAGAAGATGGTGTATACTGGTGAGGTCCACATCTGGGTGAAAGAATGCCatgaccttcctcttctgagaGGCAACAGGCTCAACTCTTTTATTAAGTG tacCGTTCTCCCAGATACTAGCAGAAAAAGTCGCCAGAAAACAAGAGTAGTGGCAAAAACTACAAACCCAGTATTCAACCACACAATGGTCTATGATGGCTTTAGACCAGAGGATTTGAAAGAAGCCTGTATAGAGCTCACAGTCTGGGATCACCACAAACTAGCCAACCACTTTCTGGGAGGTCTCAGGATAGGCCTTGGAACAG GCAAAAGCTATGGAACCGCAGTAGACTGGATGGATTCTACTTCAGACGAAAGTGCCCTTTGGAAGAAGATGATGAACTCGCCGAACACGTGGATCGAAGATACACTACCTCTCAGGATGCTGATGGTTGCAAAACTGACAAAATAA